One window of Methylomicrobium agile genomic DNA carries:
- a CDS encoding recombinase family protein, translating into MLVGYARVSTQDQNPALQLDALKAAGCEKLFVEKASGAQRDRPELLAALDTLR; encoded by the coding sequence ATGCTTGTCGGTTATGCCCGCGTTTCCACACAAGACCAGAATCCCGCCCTGCAGCTGGATGCGCTGAAGGCGGCGGGCTGTGAGAAGCTGTTTGTCGAAAAGGCTTCCGGTGCCCAGCGTGATCGGCCGGAGCTGTTGGCGGCGCTGGACACTCTCAGG